A part of Emys orbicularis isolate rEmyOrb1 chromosome 13, rEmyOrb1.hap1, whole genome shotgun sequence genomic DNA contains:
- the LOC135888109 gene encoding olfactory receptor 12D1-like, whose product MENQTEVSEFIFLGLTNVRGLQCYLFALFLLLYMASILGNGAIVAVVLAEPRLHTPMYFFLGNLSSLDIFYSTVTVPKMLAGFLSGHQTISFTSCLAQLHFFHFLGSSEAMLLAVMAYDRYVAICHPLRYTLVMSPQACLLLAGVTWATGFLHALMHTIMTSRLHFCGPNRVHHFFCDIKPLLSLACSSTHLNLSLLNIVTGTIALTPFIITLLSYLYIISFLFLKVRSRESRRKAFSTCTSHLTVIALYYGTVIFAYMRPSSGSSKGEEMIITLVYSVITPALNPLIYTLRNSEVKYATRKFITRKLFPERN is encoded by the coding sequence ATGGAGAACCAGACAGAGGTGAGTGAGTTCATTTTCCTGGGCCTCACCAATGTGAGAGGTCTACAGTgctatctctttgccctcttcctGCTGCTCTACATGGCCAGCATTTTGGGGAATGGAGCCATTGTGGCTGTGGTACTGGCTGAGCCCCggcttcacacccccatgtacttcttcctgggaaaTCTCTCCAGCCTAGACATCTTCTACTCCACAGTCACTGTGCCCAAGATGTTGGCCGGCTTCCTCTCGGGGCACCAGACCATCTCCTTCACCAGCTGCCTGGCACAGCTCCATTTCTTCCATTTCCTGGGCAGCAGTGAGGCCATGCTGCTGGCTGTCATGGCCTATGaccgctacgtggccatctgccaCCCACTGCGCTACACACTGGTCATGAGCCCACAGGCCTGCCTGCTGCTGGCAGGAGTCACCTGGGCCACTGGCTTCCTGCATGCCCTGATGCACACGATCATGACCTCCCGCCTGCACTTCTGTGGCCCCAACCGTGTCCACCACTTTTTCTGTGACATCAAGCCCCTGCTGAGCCTGGCCTGCAGCAGCACCCACCTCAACTTGAGCCTCCTGAACATCGTCACTGGGACCATCGCTCTGACTCCCTTCATCATCACACTCCTCTCCTACCTCTACAtcatctccttcctcttcctgaaGGTCCGGTCACGGGAAAGCAGGAGAAAGGCCTTCTCCACTTGCACCTCCCACCTCACTGTGATAGCACTGTACTATGGGACAGTGATCTTCGCCTACATGCGTCCTTCTTCAGGAAGCTCCAAGGGAGAAGAGATGATCATCACCCTAGTGTACAGTGTCATCACCCCAGCTCTGAATCCCCTCATCTACACCCTGCGGAACAGTGAGGTGAAATACGCCACCAGGAAATTCATCACTAGAAAACTCTTCCCTGAAAGGAACTGA